The DNA region CCCTACGCCGCGGCGGGCGCCCAGGTGGCGCTCGATCAGATGAACCCCGATCCCCACGCGATCTCCGACCCGCAGCTCCGCGAGGACGCCCTGGTCTCGGCGTCGCTCAACTTCCGCGAGGTCGACCGCGCCCCCGAAGACGTGCTTAACCGCATCCTCTGGCGGGCCGTGCGCGGCACGCAGGACCCGTACCCCGAGTGGGCGATCAGCCACGTCGACGACGATGACGACGATGACGATGACGACGACGATGACTGAAGCCCGCGCCGCCGCTTCAGAGCAAGCGGCTGGCCGCGCCACCCAACGCAGCAAAGGACAGAGATGAGAGCAGCCTTCCTAGTGGCCCTGGGGCTTGGACTCTTCGCGCCGTCGTACACCCACGCGGCCGAGCAGCAGGATTCTCCCCTGGCGGTCGTTCGGATCGGGCTTGCCGGCTGCCACCAGCAGACCCAGCCGGCGCCCGCCTTCTGGCGGTACGTCACCGCCAAGCCCGACCTGATGCTTTGGCTCGGCAACAATGTCTACACCGACACGCCGGACGACCTGGCGGTGATCGAGGAGGGGCACGCGGCGCTGGCGTCGCTCCCGGCGTTCGAGCAGCTGCGCCGCGCCGTGCCGATGGCCGCAACCTGGGACGATCACGACTACGGCCTGAACAACTGCGGGAAAGACTACGCGCTCAAGGAGCCCAGCAAACAACACTTCCGTCGGTTCTGGGGCCTGGAGGACTGCGTCCCAGCGGACCGCGACGGCGTGTACCACGCCCGCTATTTTGGCGAGGGAGACCAGCGGCTGCAGGTGCTGCTGCTCGACGGCCGCTACAACCGCGACGCCCCAGGAGACGACGCCGACACGCTGGGCGAGCGTCAGTGGTCGTGGCTGGAGGAAGAACTGCGGCGGCCGGCGCGGTTGCGGCTGATCGTCTCGGGCTATCAAGTCTTGCTCGACAAGGATGCGCACTTCGAGACGTGGTCGAAGTTTCCGCGGGCGCGGCGGCGGCTCTTCGACCTAATCCGCGCCAGCGGCGCCGAAGGGGTTGTTTTTCTCGCCGGCGATCAGCACTACGGCGAGGCGAGCCGGCTGCCGGAGGCGATTGGGTACGACGCGATCGAACTGATGTTCTGCGGGGTGAACCAGCAGGAACCGCACGTGCTAAACCGCGGGCGCGTAACGCCGGTCGCCCACGCCAAGAATGCCTACGCGCTGCTGGACCTCCAGTGGAGGGCCAGCGAAACAGACGAACCCCATCTCCTGTTCCGCGTCTTCGACGCCGACCGTGATGCTGCGGAGTTGACCTACAGGGTGAACTTCAGCGAGCTGCGCAACTAGGCCACGGGACGCGTCGCACGAATCCATCAACCAGCAGGCAGCCTCCGTTGTCGAATGCATCCGATTGGCGCGGGCGCGCCCTCAAGGCCCTGCCCGCCGGGGGGAACGGCGAGTTCAACCTCACCGAGGAACTCACCACAGTGGTCGCGCGCGGCCAGGGGTGCCGCCTCTGGACGGCCGACGGACGGCGGATGCTCGACTTCTCGATGGGATGGGGTTCGGTGCTGGTCGGGCACGCCGATCCGCGCATCACCGAGCCCGTCGCAAATCGGCTGGCCCTGGGGACCAACTTCGCCACGGTCACCGACGCGTCGCTGGAGCTGGCCGAGGCGCTGATCGGGCTGAGCCCCGCCAGCGAGCGGGTCCGCTTCTGCGCCTCCGGCACCGAGGCGACCATGTACTGCCTGCGCCTCGCCCGGGCGTACACCGGCCGCGACGCGGTGCTGCGGTTTGAGGGGGCGTACCACGGGGCGCACGACGTCGGGGTGACCAGCATGTTCCCCTCGCGGGGGCTCGATTTCCCGCTCGCCGAGCCTTCCAGCGACGGCCTCACCGCGCATCTGCAGGGGGGCGTGCTGGTGGCGCCCTTTAACGACCTGGAGGAGACCGCCAAGATCCTCCGCGGAAGCGCAGAGCGTGTGGCAGCGGTGATCGTTGAGCCGCTGCAGCGCTGCCTTCCCCCCGACCCCGGCTTCCTCGAGGGACTCCGCGAGCTGACCCGCGAGCTGGGGGTGCTGCTGGTGTTCGACGAGGTGGTGACCGGCTTCCGGCTGGCGCTCGGGGGCGCCCAGGCGTACTACGGCGTCGTCCCCGACCTGGTCGCCTACGGCAAGGCGCTCGGCGGCGGGCTGCCGATTGGCGTCTACGGCGGCCG from Pirellulimonas nuda includes:
- a CDS encoding alkaline phosphatase D family protein, coding for MRAAFLVALGLGLFAPSYTHAAEQQDSPLAVVRIGLAGCHQQTQPAPAFWRYVTAKPDLMLWLGNNVYTDTPDDLAVIEEGHAALASLPAFEQLRRAVPMAATWDDHDYGLNNCGKDYALKEPSKQHFRRFWGLEDCVPADRDGVYHARYFGEGDQRLQVLLLDGRYNRDAPGDDADTLGERQWSWLEEELRRPARLRLIVSGYQVLLDKDAHFETWSKFPRARRRLFDLIRASGAEGVVFLAGDQHYGEASRLPEAIGYDAIELMFCGVNQQEPHVLNRGRVTPVAHAKNAYALLDLQWRASETDEPHLLFRVFDADRDAAELTYRVNFSELRN
- a CDS encoding aspartate aminotransferase family protein, which translates into the protein MSNASDWRGRALKALPAGGNGEFNLTEELTTVVARGQGCRLWTADGRRMLDFSMGWGSVLVGHADPRITEPVANRLALGTNFATVTDASLELAEALIGLSPASERVRFCASGTEATMYCLRLARAYTGRDAVLRFEGAYHGAHDVGVTSMFPSRGLDFPLAEPSSDGLTAHLQGGVLVAPFNDLEETAKILRGSAERVAAVIVEPLQRCLPPDPGFLEGLRELTRELGVLLVFDEVVTGFRLALGGAQAYYGVVPDLVAYGKALGGGLPIGVYGGRADIMDLVCEDRHGRSTYVWTASTLGGNPISAVSALATLDVLKSPGVYQTLHGLGGRLRDGMRRVLRDRGLDARVLGDGPLAQVAFTSSEPRDYRTSQHRDKRLARALMLEMFRSGVFLNPMGTKLYLSLAHDEQACDTLLDRFDAALSTVMATISHEAHSSVG